Proteins encoded within one genomic window of Eleutherodactylus coqui strain aEleCoq1 chromosome 1, aEleCoq1.hap1, whole genome shotgun sequence:
- the LOC136632359 gene encoding uncharacterized protein, whose amino-acid sequence MEDNGNVVRIEDNGTTSLPPVRLPSAHMALLVLLARRRKLRRLEASRQKRLWIHPVIRMKQEKGHFAMLYADLRRCPEKFQEFIQMSTSAFDGLLDLLRPQLTMQQTLLRRCISPEQRLLITLRFLSTGETYSSLHQLFHVGKSTISGIVRTTCELIFQNLRPSVMPTLTPELWLQVAEGFESKASFPNCIGAVDGKHLRVHQPPHSGSKSFNNKKYFSVVLMAVADTKYKFLAIDVGAYDSTGEARVMEASQIKQKMLHDESLPASKTLPGTTQQVPFVMVSDEAYSVTLCQLRPFPRKGLDTRRRVFNYRLSRARRYIECTFGILIKKWKICGSSIQLDVATVDAVVKACCILHNYVLDHDGPDADAEASTASLGTAINWQAAQPDDSGLDVRDIFADYFMTPEGSVPWQTACVSGTA is encoded by the exons ATGGAAGATAATGGGAATGTGGTCCGAATAGAAGACAATGGAACTACCTCCCTGCCTCCGGTCAGACTCCCTTCAGCACATATGGCACTTCTAGTACTACTGGCAAGAAGAAGAAAACTGAGGAGACTA GAAGCTTCTAGGCAGAAACGACTCTGGATTCATCCCGTCATCAGAATGAAGCAAGAAAAGGGCCATTTTGCAATGTTGTATGCAGATCTTCGCCG GTGTCCTGAGAAATTTCAAGAGTTCATCCAAATGTCCACATCAGCATTTGATGGCTTGCTAGATCTCCTGAGACCTCAGCTTACCATGCAGCAAACGTTACTGAGAAGGTGCATCAGTCCGGAGCAGCGGCTGCTCATCACTTTGCG GTTTTTGTCAACGGGGGAGACATATTCTTCACTCCATCAGCTGTTCCATGTAGGGAAATCTACAATCTCTGGCATTGTCAGGACCACTTGTGAACTAATCTTTCAGAACTTGCGTCCCTCTGTGATGCCTACTCTCACCCCAGAGCTATGGCTGCAGGTTGCAGAAGGTTTTGAAAGTAAAGCTTCTTTCCCCAACTGTATAGGTGCAGTTGATGGAAAACATTTACGAGTCCACCAACCACCACACTCGGGATCCAAAAGCTTTAACAATAAGAAGTACTTTTCAGTCGTTCTGATGGCAGTGGCAGATACAAAGTATAAGTTTCTTGCAATTGATGTTGGTGCCTATGATAGCACTGGAGAAGCCAGAGTGATGGAAGCATCACAGATTaagcaaaaaatgctgcatgacGAGTCTCTGCCAGCCTCTAAGACTCTTCCAGGTACAACACAGCAAGTGCCCTTTGTTATGGTTTCAGATGAAGCTTACAGTGTGACACTCTGCCAACTGCGTCCATTCCCAAGAAAAGGACTGGACACTAGAAGAAGGGTCTTTAATTATCGCCTTAGCCGGGCACGGAGGTACATTGAGTGTACCTTTGGGATATTGATTAAAAAGTGGAAGATCTGTGGCTCCTCCATACAGTTGGATGTTGCCACAGTTGATGCTGTTGTCAAGGCCTGCTGCATCCTGCACAACTATGTTCTAGACCATGATGGTCCTGATGCGGATGCAGAGGCAAGCACAGCTTCTCTTGGCACTGCAATCAACTGGCAGGCCGCTCAGCCTGATGATTCTGGATTAGATGTTAGGGATATTTTCGCTGATTATTTTATGACACCTGAAGGCTCTGTACCCTGGCAAACGGCATGTGTTAGTGGGACAGCCTAA